The following are from one region of the Streptococcus sp. 1643 genome:
- a CDS encoding TetR/AcrR family transcriptional regulator — translation MKESNKRLKTKRIIENAMVQLLMDQPFDQISTVKLAEKAGISRSSFYTHYKDKYDMIELYQSKLFHTFEYIFQKHAHHKRDAILEVFEYLESEPLLAALLSENGTKEIQNFLRNKLHIMLSTDLQKRFMKLQLTPIELEYSSIYLTNALFGVCQTWIARGKKESPQEMTDFLMKMLGDVN, via the coding sequence ATGAAAGAAAGTAACAAACGTTTAAAAACAAAACGAATTATCGAAAATGCCATGGTTCAATTATTGATGGACCAGCCCTTTGATCAAATTTCTACTGTCAAGTTAGCAGAAAAAGCCGGAATTAGTCGTTCCAGCTTTTACACTCACTACAAGGATAAGTATGATATGATTGAACTCTACCAAAGTAAGCTATTTCATACCTTTGAGTATATTTTCCAAAAACATGCTCATCACAAAAGAGATGCTATTTTAGAAGTATTTGAATATTTAGAGTCTGAGCCACTCTTGGCTGCACTCTTATCTGAAAATGGGACAAAAGAAATCCAGAATTTCTTGAGAAATAAGCTTCACATTATGCTTAGCACCGACCTTCAGAAACGCTTTATGAAACTACAACTCACTCCAATTGAATTAGAATACAGTAGTATTTATCTAACAAATGCCCTATTTGGTGTTTGCCAGACTTGGATTGCTCGTGGAAAAAAAGAAAGTCCGCAAGAAATGACAGACTTCCTTATGAAAATGTTAGGTGATGTCAACTAA
- the comE gene encoding competence system response regulator transcription factor ComE, translating into MKVLILEDVIEHQVRLERILNEISEESNIPISYKTTGKVREFKEYIENDEVNQLYFLDIDIHGIEKKGFEVAQFIRHHNPYAIIVFITSRSEFATLTYKYQVSALDFVDKDINDELFKKRIEQSIFYTKSMLLENEDVVDYFDYNYKGNDLKIPYHDILYIETTGVSHKLRIIGKNFAKEFYGTMTDIQEKDKHTQRFYCSHKSFLVNVGNVREIDRKNLEVVFYEDHRCPITRLKVRKLKDILEKKSKK; encoded by the coding sequence ATGAAAGTATTAATTTTAGAAGATGTTATTGAACATCAAGTGAGACTAGAGAGAATATTGAATGAAATCTCAGAAGAATCGAATATTCCTATTTCATATAAGACAACAGGAAAAGTTCGTGAGTTTAAGGAATATATCGAAAATGATGAAGTAAACCAGCTTTATTTCCTAGATATCGATATTCATGGAATCGAGAAAAAAGGCTTTGAAGTGGCTCAATTTATCCGTCATCACAATCCTTATGCTATTATTGTCTTTATTACTAGTCGATCTGAATTTGCTACCTTAACGTACAAATACCAGGTATCAGCCCTAGATTTTGTTGATAAAGATATTAATGATGAATTGTTCAAAAAACGCATCGAGCAGAGTATTTTTTACACTAAGAGCATGCTGCTTGAAAACGAAGATGTTGTAGACTATTTTGATTACAACTATAAAGGAAATGATTTGAAAATTCCTTACCATGACATTTTGTATATCGAAACTACAGGAGTTTCTCATAAACTTCGGATTATTGGTAAGAATTTTGCAAAAGAATTCTATGGAACTATGACAGATATTCAGGAAAAGGACAAACATACCCAGCGATTTTATTGCTCCCATAAATCTTTCCTTGTCAATGTGGGAAATGTGAGAGAAATTGATCGAAAGAATTTAGAAGTTGTCTTTTATGAAGATCATCGTTGTCCAATTACTCGTTTAAAAGTCCGCAAACTAAAAGATATTCTAGAGAAAAAATCTAAAAAGTGA